Genomic segment of Salvelinus alpinus chromosome 23, SLU_Salpinus.1, whole genome shotgun sequence:
ACGATATATATcgtcatatcgcccagccctagcacACGTCATTAAGTTCAGTGAATCAGTTCTGCTTCACATTGTAAAATATTTCCAAAAACTGATCCTGGTTCACTCCATTTTGTCCTTCCAGGGCTTTCTGCCAGACAGCCTCTTCCACCGGCTCCTCTCTGCACGCTCTGTCATCCCCAAGAGAGTCCGccgccgccaccaccaccaccaccatgctcctCAGCCTGCCCCGCTGGAGGACCCAGTCCTGGGCGGAGGTGAAGAGACCCTGGTCTCAGACGGGGCCTACATGATGGAGGACGAAGACTTGGAGAATTCCCCTTTCCTGACTCAAGCTTTTGATGTTAAGATGGAAGGCGGTGACAGCTTGTCACAAGGGGGATACGAGAGTTCTGACAGGGAGGCCCTTTTGGACAACGTCATCATGGCTCAGAAGGACTCAGACTCTTCCTCCAGCTCAGAGGATTGACCAAGCCCATTTTGTCTGATATAGTCCCAGAAAAATCATGTTATTTTCCCTTTCATGTTATTGCTCACTGTTTATTTTTATCATGATATATATTGAATTTTGGATGAATTTGTTTTTTGTTCTTTTTACTCACTTGGTTTATGTAGATTTTTGGAAAGGACCAGGTTTGCACCCAACTCTTTCCATTCCCTTCATTCATGATATTCCCCCTCCCTCCATGACCATCCCCTTGGCACCCTATCTACCCACACAGTGAGTCCACGCCCAACTCTGTTTCTCAACCCACTGCTCTTCTTCTCCCTCAAACCCATTCCCAGTCTCAGCTTTAAGGGGAGCCCTGCTGTGAAGGCATTTGATCGAAGAACCTCCTAGCTAGTCCTCCAGTATAACTGGACGAGAGGACATGCGTACTGAGCAGACCAGAACTTTGCTCCCATGATGCCTGAGTCTGATGTCAGGCCATTTCTGCTCCCTGTTGAGTCAGTGAACTTGAAGGGGTCCAATTTGTGATGTACATTTTTCTGGTAGGGTAAAGGTGGGGGGGGTACCGGTATATAAGTTACTGATCCAGTGCTAGGAAGATGGgtgtattgtacaatgtagaactgGTCAGTTGTGTGCTATGGTGCAAAGATGACCACGATGAGTTAATATTCTTGTTTTATGACCTGAATGTATCTGATATGAATAACAATCTACAGTGAAAGCAGCCAAGTCCTCTTGTCcttgtgtatttgtgtgaaaTAGCTGAACACATGCTGTCAAGAAAAAGTAGTTTTTGTCAGGCATTTTCCCTGTTAATTTACAATCCTGAGTTTTAAAAAGGATTAAATTAAGATGTTTTTTGATGTATATTTGGGAAAATCCCACGTTTGTGAATGCCCCAGGTCGCTGGTTTTCAGGGTTCTGACTAGAGTACGACTTTTTCGTATGCAGGTAAggagaatttacgcagcaggttagaaTAATTAAGGTGGCAGGTTGAGACTACGGTTAAGGTTGGCTAAAATGCTTTGTTAACCTACTCCCTCTAGTCACAGGCGTATTTCAGGGGACACGAACAGTGTAAAATTACAATACCAGATATCCATCAAGTGGACATATGCTCTGACATAAACAAGCATGGTGCTGGTCACAATCTATTTACGTTTATACGTGGTCACCGGAAAGCAGTCTAAAGCGAAGAGTTGAATCTGGCGTACCTTATCTGGTGCCTATACTTGAGTGAATTTTCTCCTGCCTTGCAAGCGCCAATGAAACTTTTAGAGATGTCTTTAGTGTGAGCGCGCTGCCATGTTTCTTCAATTCTATCAACGAAAATGGAGAGGGGTATACACGCTGGTCAGcatgatttttgttgttgttgtaaaacGTATTAGCCTCGATGTGAATGGTTTAATTACACGCGACCGGCATTGATTGCATAACTGGTTTTCATTCGATATGGCTTTATAACAAACCAACTATCTCTCCATCTCAGAAGGTGGACCTCGCGGGCTAGCCCACCAGCTCGGCCCATCCGGTCCGGTTCTTCCCCTGGACGACAAGTTCTCGCGGCACCGAGTGATACTGATATGCTTCGGGCTCCAATTCATGTGCTATAGTAGCAAATACTGGTATGTATTAGCTCTACTGAATACTCACGCACCCATTTCCGTTATATTGAATTATGTTGAGCAATATTAGTTGGGGTTACTTTTTAAATGGTTCAACTCGTTCTTCAAGATGACAATGAAAATAGTGAATAAAGTATGTTTTTGTTAAACAACCCCCTTACTGTTCTATTTTACTTAATTTGATTATGTGAGTTGTGTGTTGTAAATAGCATTCTTATGGTATGTTTTGTTATCAAATACATTATTACCGATGATAACCAGTAAATAAGGCCAACGGAATCTTAGTGACGTCATTTCCCTGAATCAAGGAAACCCGGAAACCAAGTGTATCAActaaaacaattagaaaataaGTGGACCGATGTAGTGCGAGGATGGAGGTAAGAGAGGGGACAAGAAGCGTAggaatttgtaaaaatgtttttattgaaGATTGAGTATGATTAAGTCTACTGAACGCCTTGATATTTTGTACCGTCTTTCCACTTTTAATAGCCTTCTGTCTATGCTAAGAATTAGCCACGCCAGGTAGCTTGTTAACCAAAACTTCCCCAACACTCATTTTTGACACGTCCATCATGCTGGTTGTCATTTGTAAAGCTGATAAACAACTATCACAGCTATTATCACACCACGTTTTTACTATGACAATATTTAGCTAAGTACAGTAGTTATAGCCTCCCTGTAAACAAGAGTGTATGCATAACGCCTATACTGTGGCAAAACCTTTTcgaaacctattcagtctgttgGTGTAGGTGGTTTCCAGTTTCCACTATTATCACACCAATCCATTCCTTAATAATCCACGAGGGGGTGTACAGTCCTCTCTTAGGACAATGGTGACATAATTCCAAATTGACCTATATCCCAACTGCCCAGACATGTTGGATAGGTCCCAGCAAAGTTATATTTCGACGTCCAGTAAGGTGAGATTTGACGATAGACGTTCCAGCGATATTTTCATCAAACTATTTAATGAGAGAATCCTGTCTGCTATCAGGAGCGCCGAGCCAGAGATGCTGTCTTACTCACTGGACAATGGGTGAAATAGCACAGTGTACAATCGCAGCAGCAAGAttggtgacctgttgccacaagaaaagggcaattatttaacctttacctAAATACCTATTTATGTTTATTcccccttttgtacttgaactatttgcacatcattacaacactgtatatagacacatgacattttaaatgtattttctttcGGAACTTTTGTGAGCGTAATGTTAACTGtacatttttgtttatttcacttgcttttgcaatgtttcccatgctaatGAAGCCATTTAAATTGAAATTTATAgttttgaggagatgggaaatGTATACGTCGGCAGTGTGTCGCGCGGTGCTTTCTGGAACAAGGAGAGCTCTCCTTCAATTAGTGAATAGCAGTCAATTGGGCACTAGCTCAAAACCAAACATTAGCAATAATTTCGTCAAGAAGTACAACAGTACAAATCTTTTCCGATATATAATATAAAGAACTTGTTCTCTGTGatatcgtatagctttggaaACGTAACATTACGTACTTTCGAGGAAAATAAGCAGGTTTCTCGACACCCTGGTTTTGAGAAGCGATTGCGTGGCGATTAGTCTTGCAACCGTGTTGACGCAGCATGACAACCTGAACACGATTGGTCTACAGGCTGCTTGGTGATGTGTTATACGTTCCTCAGTTCATTGACCAATGGGATTCCTATCTCCTTTTTCTAATATCTGCCTAGAATTAGTTGTCGAGTTTGCTGAGTAGGGACCGAATGAACCCTAGCAACGTGATTTTGACACATTGCCTTATAGTTAGCTAAATATCACAGGGGAACCTAATTCTTATGGGAAACAAAGATTGTTCCCATAATTAGTTAAAAATAACAGCAAACGTGAGCTAAATCGGAATGATTCCCTGGAAGCTAGCATTAGCATTGTTGTCTAGCCTGCTAGCTAGTTAAGTACTTTATATTAATTTCATCAAATACTCAATTAGCTCTCTGATAATGCTGAACAAATCATTTACTTGCAATGTAATTTTGTAAATCAAAGTTACCTAGCTAACATTTGTCAGCTTACATATATTGATGTACAGCtagtggttagctagctagcacaccaGTTAAAGTGAGGCGATTGATTCGTCTCGTTTGGCATGATGGTGCTCTCTAACTAGTTTGGAGTTCTTATTGTAGCTCAGTGGCTAGGAGACTGCATCACAAAGAGCTCACCACTCTTGGTTGTTAAATTGCACAATTTTGATTGGTTTGTCACGATGGATCTTCATTTTTACTCTGACCTCTCTGATGGCACCGATCAGAATGCCGACCAGGAGTTCTTGGAAGCACAGGGTTATAATGGATACGACCCAGTTAATAAGGTATGGGGCCTATTTCTAAacaaggggaaagagagagtattCACACAACATGAAAACAATGTGTGTTTTGCAGTTTCCGGGAGGCAATGATACTTACCTCACCATCTCTGGGGCAGGtcatccttttctctcctctgagGTGGGTGTCATGATCCTCAATGCCTGCACACATTCCACAATGCATATTATTCACATTGTGCAGTGTATTCACACCTAAAATGTTCATGTAATCGATTTGTCCCATTAACAGttgtccttctccttctctctgtttaGCAGACATTCCATACCCCCAGTCTTGGAGATGAGGTGTTTGAGATCCCTCCCATCTCCCTGGACCAGGACTCGGCCCTCAGTGTGGGGGATGAGGTGTCCCATTTTGGGGAACTATCGGGGGGAGCAGGGGGTCCTTCCGGGGCTGGAAGCCTGGCGAGGAATGCTGTGGTTGGGGGCAATGACCCCTCCTTTGCCTCCACCTATGTGAACCCAAACTCTCAGGGCCTGGAGCACCTGAGTCTTAGGGTGATGAGCCAGCCTGGAGGGGGGGCCCTGCTCAGCTCAACACTGGGGGTGGTAAGTGGTGTACTTATGAATATTACTAGAAGACTTTGTGCATCAAGAATGTTTTTTTCAAATTGTAATCATTTTAAGACTTGTGAAAActcctgtctttgtctctctctaggAACTTGGCCACTCCATTGGCTCCCATTTCAGCAGCTCCTCTCCAATGACCATTGATGTCCCACTTGGTGACATGAATCATGGCCTATTGGGACACAATCAGCTAACCACGATTGACCAATCAGAGTTGAGTGCCCAGCTTGGGCTTGGTCTTCATGGCGGGAACATTCTGTCCCGTTCCAAGTCCCCTGACCAGCTGTCTGCCACGCCTTCTCCAGCAGGCTCCCTCCAGGATGATGACATGGATGACTTCAGGGTGAGTGTctgtttgtatgtttgtttatatgTGTAGGACTTGTTGGTTTGTCCTGTGTTGCTGAAGTCTTGCTAAGTCAACTGATCTGGCCTTGTATCTTTCCCTGTTTCTCTGTCCACTGGTCCCACTGTCACCCAGAAGAGTGTGCTGGTTGACTCTCCAATGTCCCTGTCGGTCTCCCCTGCAAttctctcccacctctccacCATGCCGGGCTCTGCCCCCatgctctcctcctccatctcccctgcATTAGTGAGGCGCGGCGGGGGAAAGCCGGCCATGGTGGCCGCTACGGCAGGGCCTggaggagggaagaagggaaAGAAGAAGAAAGACCCCAACGAGCCCCAGAAACCCGTCTCTGCGTACGCCCTGTTCTTCAGGGACACCCAGGCTGCCATCAAGGGCCAGAACCCCAATGCCACATTTGGAGAGGTGTCCAAGATCGTAGCCTCCATGTGGGACAGCCTTGGGGAAGAGCAGAAACAGGTATACAATACACACTTTTACTAAAAGATATACCGTAAAACTTCAATTAATAGCCCAGGCGCTTATTTGCCTCAATCACTGAACACAACCGGCGCTTATTAAaacaggggtggcaggtagcctagtggttagagcgttgggccagtaaccgaaaggttgctggatcgaatcccgagcggacaaggtaaaaatctgtcggtctgcccctgaacaaggctgttaacccactgttccccggtaggccgtcattgtaaataaaataaaaattcttaactgacttgcctagttaaataacaacattttaaaatgtattaggtGGGTGTCTATTTTGTTCATGCACACAGcgtattaaaaaaaatacaaccaCACTGTTTGTGACCAGTATAAACATTATTAACAAATCCATCGCCGATCAGACTTACAAAGACTAGGCTGCCTATCGTACACCCACGATTTCACTCTTCATCACCGTTCTCTCACCCGTTCCACCTCGTTGCACCGGGCCCCACTGTAGTTGAGCCGGGCATGTCAAACCACACAGCTGTCTGATCCATGGCAATGATGTTGCTTTCCTTTATTTTCTTTTGCCAATCTTTACATTACACACTGCAGGAAACCCGTAAACAATTATTTTGAACCCAGCGTTTATTTGAAACGGGCGTTTATTTGTTGAAATGACGGGGTCCCTATTAAAAGGGACAGGCGGCTATTTGAGACTGCGTTTCATTCAAGTTTTACGGTACACTTAGAACAATTGAAGGACATTGTGGATAAAAGGATATACTGTAATTCATGTAATAAACAGGATTGGTGTTTACTCTTGTCTTAATCTACATAATTATACCCTCTGTCACTATTAGGTGTATAAGAGGAAGACGGAAGCAGCGAAAAAGGAGTACTTGAAGGCATTAGCAGCTTACAGAGCCAATCAGCTCTCACAGGTAAAATCTCTAGGCCTGTCTTTGCTTTGAAATCATGTGACTAGCCATGAAAATGTCTATAAGCTGTTCTTCTCAATTGTCATTTCTCAATAAATGTAATATACTCTTATCTCACCAattcaataatatatatatagaataataatacagaaataaaatctatttttttattatatatattttttcctccCCTGGgttctcttcagccctccattgAGATGATGGACACGGCCtcttcaccaccacctccagTGCCTGAGCCAGTGAATGTGGCCCTCCTGGCTCCCGTCCGCCCCTCCCGCCTCCCCCAGCACAACCCTGACCAGAATACCATCACCAACA
This window contains:
- the LOC139550430 gene encoding TOX high mobility group box family member 4-like isoform X11 — its product is MSQPGGGALLSSTLGVELGHSIGSHFSSSSPMTIDVPLGDMNHGLLGHNQLTTIDQSELSAQLGLGLHGGNILSRSKSPDQLSATPSPAGSLQDDDMDDFRKSVLVDSPMSLSVSPAILSHLSTMPGSAPMLSSSISPALVRRGGGKPAMVAATAGPGGGKKGKKKKDPNEPQKPVSAYALFFRDTQAAIKGQNPNATFGEVSKIVASMWDSLGEEQKQVYKRKTEAAKKEYLKALAAYRANQLSQPSIEMMDTASSPPPPVPEPVNVALLAPVRPSRLPQHNPDQNTITNICTSNIILDVPQVTTRSRTGAHKPLTLGSTATPTLIPNITATLTPTITKIIISKQMLQAGAQLHQIPTSMVTVLPGGVRTLLPSAPRQPPPLQQMQHAPPPPRLQQMVHSPAPPPLQAKPRGSAGPGLPVSITATPPPPLQITIVPASLQADASLPIIVTTTATANSICVTNSTVPTSAYSTHTVALQLAKSTDLTASADEDAVTEEFTSGEMEMEFNVSPGATDVASGPLTMCVRAGCTNPAIESTDWDKEYCSNECVATHCRDIFMAWSSIRNHNTMVVK